Genomic DNA from Epinephelus fuscoguttatus linkage group LG14, E.fuscoguttatus.final_Chr_v1:
taaaaacatacacaaaaagaccagaaagagacaaaaaacaagtaaaaagagatgcaaaatagctgcaaatagacacaaagagactcacaaTGACTATGAAAGGGgaaaacaaccataaagagacataaaataacatgaagcaactacagagagagatgcaaaataacaaagtagagacacaaaacagctacaaacaGATGAAATACACCCACAAAAAGGGgcaagagagacacaaaattatttcaaagtcacaaaaagaccaaaaagagacaaaaacaactacaaagagatgcaaaaccgctgcaaagagacacaaagacactcaagacaactacaaaaaggagctaaacaaccacagagacacataaaGATGCACAGTAattacaaagagacgcaaaacgaccaaaaggagacacaaaacaactacaaagagatgcaataCAACTACTttaaggggcaaaacaaccacaaagagacacaaaatgtccgcAAAGGGATACAAAACCTCAAGGAGATGCATAATTTCTACAAAGAAccgcaaaacaacaacaaaaaagagactCAACAACTATAAAGTATGTGTGTCTTGTTCCTGTGCAGGCGAGGTGCTGGGGGCCTTCAGCATGTCTGTGCCCAAAGGTCTGTCTCGTAATCGGCCCATGCTACTGCTTGTGGGGCAGAACATGTAAAGATGGTCGGATGGTGTCACATGGTAAAAACATGTTCCTGCCTAAATCAAAAGTATGTTTCCTATGGTGGATGCATCATGATTTACGGACATCTCAGACTTGATTTGATGTCTAAATTTTCAGGTTTAGCTTATTTTCAGTCAGTCTTTGCTTTACTTTGTCCATCTCTGGGTCATTTAAGGTTCAACCATCATTTGAGATCTATGCTAACATCTGAATGCTTTCACAGTCCTTTAAGTATGCATAAAAATACATGTTCAAAACCACTCAACAAGCACCATGTGGCTAAAAAATATACTGTAACAGTACACGTTTAAGGGGATTAGTCTTTACATGTAGCATTTTTAATTGTTCTGCTCGTCAAAGTAGTTACAGAAGAGCTGTCGGACCTCCTCGGCATGACTTTGGTCAGTGCTGGTCGAGGTGAGCTGCTTGTGGCTGGGCTGAGGGCTCTCTGCCTCCGACACCTCCTGCTGCCACTCCTCCTTGAAGGCGTCCCCGTGGGACTCGCACATGTTGTGCAGAATGCAGCACGCCAGAATCATGGTGGGCACCACGTCCAGTCCGCAGTCGTTCCTCTTGCTCAGACACTGCCAGCGAGCCCTCAGCCTCAGCAGCGCCTCCTCAGACACACGCAGAGCTCTGGTGAGTCGCCGATTGAAGAGCCGCTGTGGCTCCGTCAGCGCCGTGTGGCTGATCCTCCTACCCTTTTCCTCAGGATAGGCCTTCATCAGCCAGCTCTGGAGAGGGTAGCACGCCTCCCCCAGCAGCACATACCTAGACACAACAGACGGACTCAGCATTGTTCAGTTTCAGCTTTTATTCAGCTCAAAGAGGAGGAGGTTGGAGAGCTGCCAGCTGTAAATATGCAAACATGTTTGAGTGGAGTGTGGCAGCATTAACTGGCCTGAGGTTCACTTAGGAGGCAAGATAGAAGTGTGCGTACAGTATCCTTATATGTCTGAAAATATGGCCGCTTAGATCCTGATTCAACAGTTATGCTGTTGACTTTAATTTTACCTGAGTGGTTTTCCCATGAAGTCAGATGGCGTGGCAGGCGACAGTCCACCCTCTGCAGCTGTGGCCCACAGCGATGAGTTCTGGAAGATATCAGCTGGGTCTGTCCCGCCTGGGAAACTGGCACATACATCCCAGAATTGTCCCCGTGCACTGACAGCCACCTCAAAGCCaccaaagagacagacagaggtaaGGAGTCAACATCTGATAGCAAGTGAGCGTGTACTTTCATCAGTGTAAAGGGCGCCCTCTCTACCTGAGACAGCACTGACAGCCAGCCAGCTGGGTTGGCATAGTCCGACGCGTTGTTTGATGGGGTGATGATAGCTGTGTGGAGGGTTGCTATGGCAGCAACACAGTGAGGGAAGCCCCAGTTGGACAGGAAAAGCTGGGCTGAATCCTCCAGCTCCTGCTCACTGG
This window encodes:
- the LOC125900694 gene encoding putative nuclease HARBI1 — translated: MEEEEQLCSFMFLMTYMLLKRRRDISNANIQRRNEIQRRIRHRQYFFQRQRRMLMMMIAGGIRSNVRIRTRPWTTTQSTDWWERVVMTEFQPSDWLDKFRMSRETFFYLCDKLRPRLARQDTSFRLALPVEKRVAVALWRLASNIEYRTISTLFGVGKSTVCRCVRDMCHAIVALLSSIYLRSPSEQELEDSAQLFLSNWGFPHCVAAIATLHTAIITPSNNASDYANPAGWLSVLSQVAVSARGQFWDVCASFPGGTDPADIFQNSSLWATAAEGGLSPATPSDFMGKPLRYVLLGEACYPLQSWLMKAYPEEKGRRISHTALTEPQRLFNRRLTRALRVSEEALLRLRARWQCLSKRNDCGLDVVPTMILACCILHNMCESHGDAFKEEWQQEVSEAESPQPSHKQLTSTSTDQSHAEEVRQLFCNYFDEQNN